The following proteins come from a genomic window of Streptomyces sp. NBC_01716:
- a CDS encoding AfsR/SARP family transcriptional regulator, whose protein sequence is MDFGVLGPLTVRRAGVPVELGTPKGQLVLAVLLCRPGRPVSGDALAEAVWGDEQPKSAAKNVQTYVHRLRQRLGEPGRIAREGPGYLLRADRDELDAARFEDLVDMARAALVAGDPPQSRRLYDEALGLWRGPAFAGLADVPALTSEAARLDELRLGVLEERIDVDLRLGRHSELLGELTALTMEHPFRERMWAQLMLALYRCGRRADALLAYLQVRDILAEETGLEPGQKLRDLHRTILGEEPTDDPAEGHTADPTADPAVVTGKREHPNANTARMLPPTLGDFSGQRAELAEIEAALGKDRAADRPAAVVTISGPGGIGKTALAVQAAHRLKSAYPEGQLFATLAGTRSRPTEPATVLGRFLRALGVPATAVPDDPEERTDLYRSLLAERRILVVLDDASDEERLAPLMPASGTCGVIVTGRVRLGGLGGAHRVQLREMSEADSLGMLRDSTGDRLASATSAELSDLVRLCARLPLALRIVGSLLVSRPHWRVADLVSRLADEQHRLDALRYRDLEVRASFGLSYEGLRSGARRLFRLLGLLEAPDFPLWAAAAAVDTELRAAQELLDELVDVHLLDVTGTPNGQARYGFHDLIRAYARERAEVEDSVEVRDEAVVRVLSALLALTDIADRDHMGQNMFQRDASRWRPERVEASLPASVAPMVSLDSERIPLVTGVRQAAELGRDELCWELAVGGHALFETERYFDDWQECYETAMRLATAAGNVRGRARLLISMAGLSYTRRRYGPAEESNTEAMGLFERMGDRRGYLEALSNAPFFLVPNGRLTEAIAAGREAWERLNAAGQEAAALHAYSQVGLAHLQAGRPGVAAEVLAEIVAGARKQGIRTLIARDTYWLGQAQLALGRHADAAESFTELTACVRDIGSAGAFYTAHAWGCLHLARGEYAEARRRLLEGVEFARTTHDPMFEARVLVDLLDLRLYDPHDGRDLRAAIERGEHAVEVARGIDYPYLLAGVLEKLARLRSAAGDESAARKLADEVAAVRARIR, encoded by the coding sequence GTGGACTTCGGGGTGTTGGGCCCGCTGACCGTGCGGCGGGCGGGCGTACCGGTGGAACTGGGCACACCGAAAGGGCAGTTGGTCCTGGCTGTCCTGCTGTGCCGGCCGGGCCGGCCGGTCTCCGGCGATGCGCTGGCGGAGGCGGTCTGGGGCGATGAGCAGCCGAAAAGCGCCGCCAAGAACGTGCAGACGTACGTCCACCGGCTCCGGCAGCGCCTGGGGGAGCCGGGACGTATCGCCAGGGAGGGCCCCGGCTATCTGCTGCGCGCCGACCGCGACGAACTGGACGCGGCGCGGTTCGAGGACCTGGTGGACATGGCCCGAGCGGCGCTCGTGGCCGGTGATCCCCCTCAGTCACGGCGGCTCTATGACGAGGCCCTGGGCCTGTGGCGGGGACCCGCGTTCGCCGGGCTCGCCGACGTACCGGCCCTGACCTCGGAGGCCGCCCGCCTGGACGAGCTGCGGCTCGGCGTACTCGAAGAGCGGATCGACGTCGACCTCCGGCTCGGCCGGCACAGCGAGCTGCTCGGCGAGCTGACCGCGCTGACAATGGAGCACCCGTTCCGCGAGCGGATGTGGGCCCAGCTCATGCTCGCGCTGTACCGCTGCGGCCGGCGGGCGGACGCGCTGCTGGCGTACCTCCAGGTCCGGGACATCCTGGCGGAGGAGACCGGTCTGGAACCGGGGCAGAAGCTGCGGGACCTGCACCGGACGATTCTCGGCGAGGAACCGACGGACGATCCGGCGGAAGGTCACACGGCGGATCCAACGGCGGATCCGGCCGTCGTGACCGGGAAGCGGGAGCACCCGAACGCCAACACCGCCCGGATGCTGCCTCCCACACTCGGCGACTTCAGCGGCCAGCGGGCCGAGTTGGCTGAGATCGAGGCGGCGCTCGGCAAAGACCGCGCCGCCGACCGGCCGGCCGCGGTGGTGACGATCTCGGGCCCCGGCGGAATCGGCAAGACCGCGCTCGCGGTCCAGGCCGCGCATCGCCTCAAGTCGGCTTACCCCGAGGGGCAGTTGTTCGCGACGCTGGCCGGTACGCGTAGCCGGCCGACCGAACCGGCCACCGTACTCGGCCGCTTCCTGCGCGCGCTCGGAGTGCCCGCCACCGCGGTGCCGGACGATCCGGAGGAACGTACCGATCTCTACCGGAGCCTGCTCGCGGAACGCCGGATCCTGGTGGTGCTCGACGACGCGTCCGACGAGGAGCGGTTGGCGCCGCTGATGCCGGCCAGCGGTACGTGCGGGGTGATCGTCACCGGCCGCGTACGGCTCGGCGGGCTCGGCGGCGCGCACCGGGTCCAGCTCCGCGAGATGTCCGAGGCCGACAGCCTGGGCATGCTGCGCGACAGCACCGGCGACCGGCTGGCATCGGCCACATCGGCGGAGCTGTCCGACCTGGTCCGGCTCTGTGCGCGGCTGCCGCTCGCGCTGCGGATCGTCGGTTCGCTCCTGGTGTCACGACCGCACTGGCGCGTGGCGGACCTCGTGTCGCGGCTGGCGGACGAACAGCATCGGCTGGACGCGCTCCGCTACCGGGATCTTGAGGTACGGGCCAGTTTCGGGCTGAGTTACGAAGGGCTACGGTCCGGGGCGCGGCGGCTGTTCCGGCTCCTCGGGCTCCTGGAGGCACCCGACTTCCCGCTCTGGGCGGCAGCCGCCGCGGTCGACACCGAACTGCGCGCGGCCCAGGAACTCCTCGACGAGCTGGTCGACGTCCATCTGCTCGACGTCACAGGAACGCCCAACGGCCAGGCCCGTTACGGTTTCCACGATCTGATCCGCGCCTACGCGAGGGAACGCGCGGAGGTGGAGGACTCGGTGGAGGTCCGGGACGAAGCCGTCGTCCGCGTCCTCAGCGCCCTTCTGGCTCTCACGGACATCGCCGACCGCGACCACATGGGACAGAACATGTTCCAGCGGGACGCCTCCCGTTGGCGGCCGGAGCGGGTGGAGGCGAGTCTGCCCGCGTCGGTGGCTCCGATGGTGTCGCTGGACTCGGAACGTATCCCGCTGGTGACAGGTGTGCGGCAGGCCGCCGAGCTGGGCAGGGACGAGCTCTGCTGGGAACTGGCCGTGGGCGGGCACGCGCTGTTCGAGACGGAGCGGTACTTCGACGACTGGCAGGAGTGCTACGAGACGGCGATGCGCCTGGCCACGGCCGCGGGCAACGTGCGGGGCCGGGCCAGACTGCTCATCTCGATGGCCGGTCTGAGCTACACCCGGCGCCGGTACGGCCCGGCCGAGGAGTCCAACACCGAGGCCATGGGCCTGTTCGAGCGGATGGGGGACCGGCGAGGTTACCTGGAGGCGCTGAGCAACGCGCCGTTCTTCCTCGTGCCCAACGGACGTCTGACCGAGGCGATCGCGGCGGGCCGCGAGGCCTGGGAACGGCTCAACGCCGCCGGGCAGGAGGCCGCGGCACTGCACGCGTACTCACAGGTCGGTCTCGCCCATCTCCAGGCGGGGCGGCCCGGGGTCGCGGCGGAGGTTCTCGCCGAGATCGTCGCCGGGGCACGTAAGCAGGGAATCCGCACCCTGATCGCGCGGGACACCTACTGGCTCGGCCAGGCGCAGCTCGCGCTCGGCCGGCACGCTGACGCGGCGGAGTCGTTCACCGAACTGACGGCGTGCGTACGGGACATCGGGTCGGCGGGCGCGTTCTACACCGCCCACGCCTGGGGCTGTCTCCATCTGGCCCGGGGTGAGTACGCCGAAGCGCGACGCCGTCTTCTCGAAGGCGTCGAGTTCGCGCGCACGACCCATGACCCCATGTTCGAGGCCCGAGTTCTCGTCGACCTCCTCGATCTCCGCCTGTACGACCCGCACGACGGTCGTGACCTGCGAGCCGCGATCGAGCGGGGGGAGCACGCGGTGGAGGTGGCGCGCGGGATCGACTACCCGTATCTGCTCGCGGGTGTCCTGGAGAAGCTGGCGCGACTGCGGTCCGCGGCGGGTGACGAGAGCGCCGCGCGGAAGCTGGCGGACGAGGTGGCGGCGGTGCGAGCCAGAATCCGCTGA